The Spirochaetota bacterium DNA segment TCAGACAGCGGAGGCCGCGCGGACAGAGGATTCTCTCACCCTGCTCAACAACTCCGTCCTTGTCGTCATGACGCACACCGCCGAACTCGTGAGCGAGATGTCGAACCTTACCGATATTTTGAGCCAGGAATCGAGCGCCGTGGAGGATATCATCAAACAGATAGATGATATGGCAAGGACGGTAACGCTCATCTCTACATTATCCGATGACGCAGACAAGACCACGATAGAGCTCACCGCGCTTTCCGGCGAGGGCGGCGAGCATGTACGGGCTACGAGCGCTGCGCTCCTCGATGCGAAGGAAAGCGTCGCGAAGGTGCGGGCCATCGTCGAGGGGATAAGTGTCATCGCCAACAAGACGAACACGCTCTCGGTGAACGCCGCCATAGAGGCGGTGCGGGCGGGTGCCGCCGGCAAAGGCTTCGGCGTGGTCGCGGGCGAGATACGAAAGCTCGCGGACACGACCTCCCGCATGGGCGGCGATGCCCAGGCGGTGCTCGATGAGATAATCGCGAAGATAGGCGGTTCATCGCAGAAGATGACGGCTACGGAAAAAAGTTTTGCCACCGTGCGTGACCGTATCGGCACGCTCAAGGGGATCGTCGGGCAGGTACGGGCGGGCAATGACCAGAGCCGTACCGCAGCGGAGGCGTTCACACGGAACACGGAGATAATACGCGGCATGGCGGTCACGATACAGGAAAAATACGGCGACGTCGACGGCACGCTCTCAACGATAAAGGACCGCCTCTCCTCGCTCAAGGA contains these protein-coding regions:
- a CDS encoding methyl-accepting chemotaxis protein; protein product: MSSWISTVRGMIVQSVLVQILIACCCGGIISVLCSLAAPLFGVTAPTRGAFHLFAFAAGAATGIISFLVLRLFTMRSMRAIARGMSSTRKGDEFDLTMRLTENGGAIGGISQAYNVFIDQMRGLVDAMHKNLSLSKNQRVLLTKSMEQTTRVIADISSAISALRDTADRQTAEAARTEDSLTLLNNSVLVVMTHTAELVSEMSNLTDILSQESSAVEDIIKQIDDMARTVTLISTLSDDADKTTIELTALSGEGGEHVRATSAALLDAKESVAKVRAIVEGISVIANKTNTLSVNAAIEAVRAGAAGKGFGVVAGEIRKLADTTSRMGGDAQAVLDEIIAKIGGSSQKMTATEKSFATVRDRIGTLKGIVGQVRAGNDQSRTAAEAFTRNTEIIRGMAVTIQEKYGDVDGTLSTIKDRLSSLKEATDVCVNAMAELVRLATAVREASVSIDDGTAKIGKSAERVSREIKDADTWIAGMETLVSRYRTKAEANRETYR